Within the Halomonas sp. HL-93 genome, the region GTGACACTCATGGCCGTACCCTCGGATTAGGTGACTACAATGTATTACACCATAGTCGGCGAGGGGGGCTGCAAAAATTTAACGCCAATATTCAGCAGCGGCCTTTGCGCAGCGAAGCGGAGAAAAGGCTGTCAGGTGGAGGCCCGCCAGGGCCGTAACGAACTGGAATGACTGGTTAAATGTGTTCACCTGGCGGCGATGCCACAATGGACGCACACCAATCTGGTCTTATAGAGCTTTCGAATGAACCACAACCCCAGAGCCCAAACGACCATAGTGATTAAATCGCTGGCTCCACTCTTGGCGTAGAAAATCATAAATAGAATGCAGCCAATGAAATAAGACAGGTGGGACAAAGCAACAACGGCATTTCTGAGATTAAGCGGTAATACCCATCGAGTTGCCCCGTTACAATTGTGGCAAAGGTATGGGCTATTTTCTTCAGCTTTCCCTAGAAGCACTGATTAACCTCTTTGCTACATTTAACGCTGAAATAAGCGGCGGCCCTTGAGGGGCGTCCGGTGGAGGCCGTAGGCCGGAACGAACTTAATTGACTGGTTAAAAGTCTCCATCGCTGCCTCCTGTTGAGTCCGCGCCGCCCGAATGGGTTGTTTCATCTCTGTTTTCTTGGACGGATGATAAAACTGCACCAAGGAAAATGTAGTTCAATAATGGAACGCCCGGTTTCTTACGCTGGCACACGAAATCATCACCGAGTGCCGCAACGGTAATACCAGGTCCAATTAGCGGAACTAGCCATACGAACAGATAGATGGTTCGCTTCTGACCAACCTCAAGTAAGTCTGATCGCGAAACATGGTACGTCACGAATGCTGCTGAGTAGATGATGAGCACCGCTAGGGTGAATAGTAGAGTGAGGCCGAACTTTTCCATAGTTATCCCTAACTTTTAACGCCGCTCAGCACGCGCGGTTACGGAATGGAGACGTAGCCGCACGTGACTGGCATGGTTAAGTAGCGGTTGCACGCTGCCACCTTTTTGCTTGTTTTAGTGACCGATGACGCAGAGCTTGAGTGTCGTTTTTTGACGCTGATATTTTCAGCAGTTGGTCACAAATTTCAGCATCTATTGGGAAACCTGATTCGATCCAAGTCACTGCCTTGTCTGCCCAGTGTCGCGAATCAAAGTCTAAGGCGTACGCAACCATATTCAAAAGGTTTGTTCCGCTTATCTTCGTACCTTTGATTTCCTCAATCACTTGCGGATATGCATACTCAAGCAAAGCCAACAACGCAATTAGCCTTCCAGCTTCAGCCCAGCGATGCTCAATTTCTTCGATGGTTGCCATAGCTACTTAACGCCCGGCTTAGCGGCGCACGAGGCAAACGCGTAGTGCGTCCGGGCCGCGCTTTTTGCGGCCGAACTACAGCCGATTGTTAAGCGATGCACGATTTAACAAACATCCCCCCGAAACGAGTTATTTCAACACCCCCTTTGTCTATGTGGACGCTGCTGCCCTCTTCTTTCATAACTTCCTCAATAACTGTTCGAATTTCCGGGTGATTTTGAATCTCTTCATAGATCGTATCGTCTGCCAGATGGGAGTGCTTTATTACGACCACTAGACCCATTCGCTCGAGATTTTCTATTGAAGGCATTGATCGCCATGGTTCTTCGAAGCCTGCATAATGGCCCAGAAGAGAAACGTTTCTGCTAATGTACTTCAGTCCTTTTGACCCTTCTTTGCTGATCGCAATGTCTATTACTGGTACAGGGGACCGTTTTCGAAGCTCCTTCAGAAGCCGTGCATCCAAGCTATTCATCGATCTAATAAGATCGACGAAAGACGGATGAACGTCATCTTTCTTGTCAGCGTTTACCGAGTTGGCAAGTAGCTCAGCGAACATCTCGCGCAGACTTTCTTCCTGAGCAGTGTACTTTAAGGCTTCTATTGCCGGACCTGCGACGTGTGGGTTGGGAGTTACGATCTTTTCCGGCGAGACCCCAATCAACTTCTCTGATACACGCTCGTTCATCCATACTGCTATTTGCTCAGCCCCCCATACAAGGCCCCTGATGGGCAACAGGGCGGCGTTTACAGCTTGCCCTACTGTTGTGAGTGCTTTGCCAGCCTCGTCAACTGCTCCCTTCATTCCAGACTGATAGGTGTGCGAGCTTTCTATCTTGTCTATGTTTTCGATAAATGTTTTTGGATCAGTCATGGTAATCCTCAGACCGCTTAACGCCCGCAGCACGCGCGGCTTTGTAGTGAAGGCGAAGCCACAACGAAAAAGCCGTCGCTGTGCCTGCGATTGTTAAGTCACTCACTTTTTGAGTCCGGCAAATGAATGTGGTTATGTATTTCAACCTTCAGGTTCTTATTGTTGCCGGATATCTCCACGCCGTTAATTTTGATATTTTTTTCTTTCTTA harbors:
- a CDS encoding DUF4393 domain-containing protein — translated: MTDPKTFIENIDKIESSHTYQSGMKGAVDEAGKALTTVGQAVNAALLPIRGLVWGAEQIAVWMNERVSEKLIGVSPEKIVTPNPHVAGPAIEALKYTAQEESLREMFAELLANSVNADKKDDVHPSFVDLIRSMNSLDARLLKELRKRSPVPVIDIAISKEGSKGLKYISRNVSLLGHYAGFEEPWRSMPSIENLERMGLVVVIKHSHLADDTIYEEIQNHPEIRTVIEEVMKEEGSSVHIDKGGVEITRFGGMFVKSCIA